A portion of the Chryseobacterium tructae genome contains these proteins:
- a CDS encoding sulfite exporter TauE/SafE family protein, translated as MLLFGIFGLVVYQFDLSDDIQIFLSKDGHIFYWMLFAGFMAEIVAGSMGMGYGVICTTILLLLNVPPPVVSASIHSAESFTTAAGGFSHYKLGNVNKKMVWVLFPLAIVGSIIGALTLSHYGEHYAHIVKPIIACYTLYLGSNILRNAFKDKNKGRVKAKKRTNLRLLGFVGGFIDSFAGGGWGPLVTGTLIKEGRIPRYVVGSSTVAKFLLTVTSAVTFIFTIGIHHWNIVLGLLLGGVFTAPFSAMLTSRLPTKKMFVVVGIVVILMSLVTIVKSFLK; from the coding sequence ATGCTTCTTTTCGGAATCTTTGGTCTTGTGGTCTATCAGTTTGATCTTTCTGATGACATTCAGATCTTCCTCAGCAAAGATGGCCATATCTTTTACTGGATGCTGTTTGCCGGTTTTATGGCTGAAATTGTAGCAGGATCTATGGGAATGGGATATGGCGTTATCTGTACAACCATATTGCTTTTATTGAACGTTCCGCCTCCTGTTGTAAGCGCCAGTATTCACTCTGCAGAATCTTTCACAACTGCTGCAGGAGGATTCAGCCATTATAAATTGGGAAATGTCAATAAGAAAATGGTTTGGGTATTATTTCCATTGGCTATCGTGGGATCTATCATCGGAGCATTAACCTTATCTCATTACGGAGAACATTATGCCCATATCGTAAAACCGATTATTGCCTGCTATACCTTATATTTAGGATCCAACATCCTCAGAAATGCTTTTAAAGATAAAAATAAAGGTCGTGTGAAGGCTAAAAAAAGGACAAATCTCAGACTATTGGGATTTGTTGGAGGCTTTATTGATTCATTTGCCGGGGGCGGCTGGGGGCCATTAGTAACAGGAACTCTGATTAAAGAAGGAAGAATTCCGCGGTATGTGGTAGGAAGTTCAACCGTTGCCAAATTTTTATTAACGGTTACAAGTGCTGTCACTTTTATTTTCACTATTGGAATTCATCATTGGAATATTGTGTTGGGACTTCTGTTGGGTGGAGTTTTTACCGCTCCGTTTTCCGCAATGCTTACCTCCAGACTCCCTACAAAGAAAATGTTTGTGGTAGTAGG
- a CDS encoding precorrin-2 dehydrogenase/sirohydrochlorin ferrochelatase family protein, whose product MSNSLYPVFLKLETLSLLIIGGGKIALEKLESVLGNSPETLIRLVAKEISSEVRTLQHKYPNIKLYERPYNNDDFNDTDVAIIAVNNIELAAQIREAAHQKNVLVNIADKPDLCDFYLGSIVKKGNLKIAISTNGKSPTIAKRLRETFTETIPDEMDLVLDNMQNIRNQLKGYLTTKSQNSIRLRLNICLMENYLLQNLIWKLKSSLVLLK is encoded by the coding sequence ATGAGCAATTCCTTATATCCTGTATTTTTAAAACTTGAAACCTTATCCTTACTGATCATCGGTGGCGGAAAAATTGCGCTTGAAAAACTGGAATCCGTACTAGGCAATTCTCCAGAAACTCTTATAAGATTGGTGGCCAAGGAAATTAGCTCTGAAGTAAGAACTTTACAGCATAAATATCCCAATATAAAATTGTACGAAAGACCTTATAATAATGATGATTTTAATGATACCGATGTAGCCATTATTGCAGTAAATAATATTGAATTAGCAGCACAGATTCGTGAAGCAGCCCATCAAAAAAATGTATTGGTCAATATTGCAGACAAACCTGATCTGTGTGATTTTTATTTAGGTTCCATTGTTAAAAAAGGAAACCTTAAAATTGCGATTTCAACCAATGGAAAATCTCCGACTATTGCTAAAAGGCTCAGAGAGACATTCACAGAAACCATTCCTGATGAAATGGATCTTGTCTTAGATAATATGCAGAACATCCGCAATCAGTTGAAAGGATATTTAACCACAAAGTCACAGAACTCAATAAGATTACGACTCAATATCTGTCTGATGGAAAATTATCTCCTTCAAAACCTGATCTGGAAATTGAAAAGCTCATTAGTATTACTAAAATAG